TGGTATTTCATGGAAAACTTTTGTATGAATGTCTCAGGGGTGAAAGATGTGTGAAAGCCCAATGAACGCACAACAAAGGGTTCTGCACATAAGATAGGGGACATTACtaaccactgggcacagacgtcagttcaacatctagttttgatttacatttggttgagatgtcaacgtgaattcaacatttaatcaacaaaaaataaatgtcaccatgtcattggattaagtttaaaagttgggtgaaaaaaatgacAAAATTCCCTTAAGTTGATGACTTCTTGCAAATCcagtcagttttccacgttgattcaatcaGTTTTTGCACAGTGGGTAGTATTATCGGTTTAGAGTTTTGTACTTAGAGTTTTTAAAATATACCACTTACATCTGAAAAATGTGCCAAAGGGATTGAAAAAATGTGTAAATAGTCAGCGCTGGTTATGGAGCATAGAATGAATGATGAATTGATAGATAGCCTGTAACGTGTGATACAAGCATTGACATGTGTGAGGATGCTGCCAGTGTCAAGAACTAATATGGGTCAGCAGATGAAATGTCTGTTGATTTACAGACGGTAGGCCATGTCATGTCAGTGACTATCTCATTGATGGAAAGGCTGGGGGAAGGGGTTGGAAAGTCCCCTCTCATTTCCAACATTTCTCCAAATGCCTCTTCTCCTCGCTGCCGTTCCCTCACAGACAATGGCTGTGTCTGCAAACGTAATGCATCCTCCATCCATGTTTCCTCAATGACTCTCAAAGGAGCGCATTGGTGGAGTGGATCCAAGGTCCCTCCCTCAGACCTCGTCCTCCGATGAGCTTTGAGAGGAATCAGGGAAGGTGGAAACAAGGATTAGACAGATAGTATTCACACAGTTTGCACCCGAAATAGCACCCCATCCCCTATGCtattgaccagggctctggtcagacTAGGgcttggtcagaagtagtgcactgtataggaatAGGGTGTCACAGATGAGATCATCAGGTCCTTCTGCCTGCCACAAGCCCATCACAGAGCAGGAACTGAGGGTGACAGACGGTTGGAGAGTTCAGCAGGGGCCAGTGCCCCCTTCACCACAGGAAGCAGTATGCTATCACATAGTGGATGGCAGTGTGCACTCCGCATTATAGCCCTGCCGGAAACAGGTGCCCAGGACTCTATTGTTCCTTCCCTCACCAACAGCCGGACCCAGAGAGCGGTTTGAGTCATTGTTGGCTCCTCTGCAAAAGAAGTGAGTCATGGGGGTTTGAAGGCTGAGTTAATGGGAGGAAGGAAGTCTAGGGAGgagatgtgtgtgtttttggttttgctatccttgtggggaccagtagactttggggttaggtttagggttacaattaggttaggggttaggtttagggttttagggttagggttaggggtttagggttaggtttagcctaagggttagggaaaataagattttaaatgggaatcaattgtttgttccccaaaaggatagtaaaacaaacgtgtgggtgtatgtgtggatTTGGAAAGTCCTACATCCCTAAATCCTAAATCACTCAATATTAGTATGGCAGGTAGAATGCTGAGTCCAAAATGATATTGAATATTTAGATTGCATCCATATCTTATGTCCGAATCTTTTCAGATCAATACAGTAGTACCATATCGTTGTTTCCTTAACGGTGGTACAGGTACTTAGGCATACACAAGTCCTCACACGttcaacacatacagtacaacttAAAAAGATACAACTCATTTGTAGTTAATGGCAATCAATTTCATTTAATTCGTATAAAACAGTCCTTGTCTTTGTCCAGCAAAAGAACACCATACAATTTCAGATATCAATATTATCTCTCATCCATTTTTTACAGTAGCATTATCTAGCTTTTATGCTCTGAGAGCCCATATTCCTTCATATACAAGAGACGGAAGTCCTTTGCCTGCTTGGACTCCGAAATAAAATTATAATTAATCACGGATGACAAGTTATAATCTTACATTTAAATAAAAAGCTTTAGAAAAACACAGCAGGGATGTAACGGGCAAAATATCTGATCCAATATGACACGTCATTATACAAAGGCCCCAagtatgtaaaaaataaacattaGTTAAAAAGCTATTTAAAGCTGTCACAATCGGGGTAGTCTATTCACATGTTAGTGCTGAGGGCATTATGATCTTTGACCTATCTTTGTCTACATTGTTATGCAATGACATTTTTGTAGTGTCCCTTCCAAATACTCAACGATCCCCAATGTGTCCCAGTCCCTAAAAATACCTGTGAGactggaaaataaataaaacaatggcACAGAAAACTTTCTTTCACTTGCTCTATCCATTTCTACAGCTCCCAACCTCATAGCAACCTACTACATTATTCTCTCTATCACTCTAATACAGTCAAATCCTAATTTCATGTTCTTAACggtcaaatctctctctctctctctctctctctctctaactgatGGGCTACAAAAACATTCCATACTACTCCCAGTAACTCTCGTCAGCTCTCTCCACGTCATACTGACCTAACTCATACAGGCCCAATACCTCACTGACAGCATGTAGAGGAAAGGCATCAGCATGCTATCGACATATCAGCTCAGATCTCTGGTCCTGCCATCTTTCCCCAAATCATATTAGAACATCATGGCTTGATTGGCTAATCACATACAGGACCCATGTACTTCCAACTATATGTTTAGGTGTTATAATGGCCTCCCTAGCCAGTGGGTGAAACATACTTGAGAAAAATACAGACAGGCAGTCTCGAATGGCACCCAGCCCTGGTAAAAAATAGTGCCCTATATAAggtatagagtgccatttgggattcagccaTGGACCATAATAACACAGGAGAAACTAGGGTGGTAACAGATAAACGATCATGATTTGATTGACAGAAATGTTAGGGTCATGGCTGGTATCTAttgggtttggggttaggggttaaaggtccgGGTTCAAAGGGAAGACATTTAACAGGCCTGCAGGATGGACTGGTAGGGGTCGGCCAGGACCTTGTAGTGGATCTTGTTGTTGGTGACGGCGCCGTGCTTCTGCCTCAGGTGGAGACGCAGCTGGCTCTTGTGGCGGACGTGCAGGTCACACTTctcacactgggagagagaggggaggggagagggcaaTGTCATGGCATCATAATGTTGTTGATGGTTGTAAACAGATAAATGATCTATTTCGTCATGGAACAACTGTTTGTATTGCAAGAGGTCAAACACAAGaggtgtgcgtgcctgcgtgcatatgtgtgtctgtctgcacacgtatgtgtgtgtcaaatcaaatcaaattgtattcgtcacatgcgccgaatacaacaccttacCATGAAATACCTACTCTCAAGccgttaaccaacaatgcagttctttGTAATGTGTGAGTGATATACTCACAGTGTAAGGCTTCTCGCCAGTGTGAATACGCAGGTGGCTCTTCAGGGTCTGCAGGTGACGGAAGCGAGTGCCACAGGTGTGACAGGGAtagggcttctcccctgtgtgaatcAGAACATGGGCTCGCAGGTGGGCCACCTGTAGGATAACACACATGCACGGGTCAGCCAAATGAACATTGATAAATAACGTATAACATAACATAGCTATAACATAAAGCAACAACTTTGACTTCGACCTTACACTTtgctcctgcacacacacacacacacacacacacacacacacacacacacacacacacacacacacacacacacacacacacacacacacacacacacacacacacatacacatacacatacacatacacacacacacacagtcttgtacagctaaccttgtggggacatacaattcagtcccattcaaaattctattttccctaacccctaaccctaaacctaaccctaatcctaacccgtactcttaccctaaccctaaccctaaccttaaccctaaccctaaccctaacccaaaaacctaaactttatcctaaccctaaacctaaccctagctcctaaccctaaccctacaactaaccctagctcctaaccttaatatttaacttaattctaaccctaacactaattctaaccttaaccctaaaccccctagaaatagcatttgaccttgtggggactaacaaaatgtccccagttggtcaatttttactttgtttactattcttgtagggacttcaggtccccacaagaatagttaaacacgtccacacacacacacacacacacacacacacacacacacacacacacacacacacacacacacacacacacacacacacacacacacacacacacacacacacacacacacacacacacacacacacacacacacacacacaccctctgttcAACACCTGTCCCTTATCTGTGGTGGGTCCTCACCTGAACGAATCGGGTCCCGCAGGTATCACAGTGGTAGGGCTTCTCTCCAGAGTGGATGCGGGAGTGAGTCTTCAAATTGGCGGGCCGGTTGAACTGGGCGCCACACACGTTGCAGCGGTACGGCTTGTCGCCGGCAGCAGGGGCTGGAAAAGAAGGGAAAGAGAAGTTCAATGAAACACACACATCAACTACCTGTGGGGATAATCAACTGTAGTCATAATGCCTAACTGTCCAAACTGCTGCAATGCCTCCGTTCGTTACTATGATGGTAAATGACACTCAAACATCATgtcatggaggtgtgtgtgtcaaATGACCACATCATCAGATGTCATTGGTTACCTGCCTCACCTGTGCAGACAGCCTTTATCACGCTCAGGTTGCCGGAGTAACGGAATGGCAAGCCGTAATTCTTGCGCTTGATTGGGTGTTGGCGGTGATGGGCAGCCTCTGGCTCCAATGGGCGCGGTGCCAGATAGCAAAGCGAGGCTGAGAGGCAGAGAATATATACCAATACGTATCTCATATATTTACATGTGACACGTATGTACATTGTAAGCATACAACACAAGCATGATCTCTCACTGTTTAGCTGGAGAAAATAAGTGTTTTACATGTCATATCTGCTGCTGCCGAGGTAGTAAGGTTGTAGTACCTGTTCCTTCCTTGTGGGTGGGAGGCTCCATGGGGTGGTCCGCAGAGCGTGCTGACAGCCCTGTGAGGGGCACCAGAGGAGGGCTACGGCCAGGGACATCATAGCAGGAGACGTGCCCCTGCCTGGAAGACAGAACATAGTCATATTGTCAACATCAGTGCCAAGTTAGCCCACTTCAACCATCTCCTTGGATAGTTTATTTGGTCAATATGACTTGTTGGTTTTAAAATACCAGTATTGCATAATATTGACAACACACCTGTCATTTTGGCCAGATCCTTCCCCTGGCCACGCCTCTATAGTTGGCTTCAATGTCACCTCCATCCTATCAGAGGTGGGGGTGTGCCTAAACTGCTGCTGGACCTCCTCAGGCTCCTCCTCCTTCATCGTGGTTATGGCACAGAGGGGATTGAGGATGATGTACTTGTATTTCTTCCAGTTGCAAGCCTTAGGGTCAGGGCTGCTCTTGGGTTCACCCAAGTTACAGGTTTTGGACTCAGCAGGAGAGTTGGGCTGGCAGCTGGAGCACGATGGGCTTTCTGGAGAGGGCGTGGGGAGAGGGGATTCAGGCTCCAGCTTTAGTTCCTTTGACCTGGGCTTACGGGTCAGGAAAGTCCCTGGCTGCAGAGAGGCCCGGATGTCTCCAGGGACCCTGCAGGAGAAAAAAAGGAACTCATGCAATGAGCAAACTGAACATAGACAATGGCAcatagagacaaacacacacacacacggtactgACAAAGAGATAagcagacacatgtacacacacactcactctctctctctctcacctggctGAGTCAGGGCAAATGCGGCCCTCAGCCTCCGCTGCGGGCTGTGAGGGGGTGGAGACAGCGAGAACAGACGGGCGGGGTCTTCCATTGATAGGGGGATTGGGAGGAATTCCCCCTGAGGGTGCCTCAAACACTGCAGACACCGTGGAGTCCAGCTCCACTTGAGGGGGcgtccctctcatcctctcactgTGTGGGGAAACAAAAGGAACTGTCAGGTAACGCCAGTCAAAACCAATTAACTATAGACCATAGGGAAATGATTCGTTAACATAGTTTCGACCAGCAGCCATGGCGCCTGTAGGACAGATTTAGAAGCCTATTTAAAGCTTAAAACGTTTACAGCTAACTGCCTATTCAAGTCTACCCCAAAGTCTCTAGCTGACATGGTATTTCAGTAAATTCCTTTCCCCATGGGTGATTTTAGTTTATCCTGTTAGCTAGCATCACCACTCCCCAAGGCTCACCCATAGACTTATAGAAAAAAGGGGCTCACATGTGTAACATGAAAGCTCTGCAGGTGTCGGCCACGTGGTCCATCTGCAGGTAGGTCGCGACGGCGAGCACCCCGGGGACGGTGTGTGATGTGAGGGGCAGCCGGGAGGTGTACATGAAGTCCAGGAGCAGGGAGACGCTGGAGGGGTCCAGggagtcagggagagacagggttagggcctGGCCTCCAGCACCACTCTGTACGGGGGAGGACACACGATGGCAGTACAGGGAGTAGAAGAacccactgagagagagacagaatgtgcAATTTAGTGCAAGAACAAGAAGAAAAAGAACAagaagaacaaaaacaagaaaattacatattATCCTCTGAGCTGACCTGCAGGCAATGAGCACAGCACAGTGTGCCTGCAGTTGGGCAGTGCCCACCACGAGGGTGGCATCGGTCAGAATGTTCCGGTGCCTCAGCTCATTCAGATTCAGCAGGACGTCGTTGGAGTGGCGCGTAAACTCCTTGACATATCCCTCCGCAGCAACGGCATCAGACGCCACCACCGCACGCCTTCCTCCAACCTGGTATCCCTCCACCATCTGGATCTTGCTCATCTTTTGTTCGGGAGAGGAAGGCAAAAAATATATAACGGTAGAGTTACAATGGGactatgtattatattaaagtTTCTAAAATGTACAATGTACTGTCCCAGTCAAAGTGCAGCTCCCTCACATTGACCTA
This is a stretch of genomic DNA from Salvelinus alpinus chromosome 11, SLU_Salpinus.1, whole genome shotgun sequence. It encodes these proteins:
- the LOC139534547 gene encoding B-cell CLL/lymphoma 6 member B protein-like isoform X2, with amino-acid sequence MYSLAGAFLNKMSKIQMVEGYQVGGRRAVVASDAVAAEGYVKEFTRHSNDVLLNLNELRHRNILTDATLVVGTAQLQAHCAVLIACSGFFYSLYCHRVSSPVQSGAGGQALTLSLPDSLDPSSVSLLLDFMYTSRLPLTSHTVPGVLAVATYLQMDHVADTCRAFMLHIERMRGTPPQVELDSTVSAVFEAPSGGIPPNPPINGRPRPSVLAVSTPSQPAAEAEGRICPDSARVPGDIRASLQPGTFLTRKPRSKELKLEPESPLPTPSPESPSCSSCQPNSPAESKTCNLGEPKSSPDPKACNWKKYKYIILNPLCAITTMKEEEPEEVQQQFRHTPTSDRMEVTLKPTIEAWPGEGSGQNDRQGHVSCYDVPGRSPPLVPLTGLSARSADHPMEPPTHKEGTASLCYLAPRPLEPEAAHHRQHPIKRKNYGLPFRYSGNLSVIKAVCTAPAAGDKPYRCNVCGAQFNRPANLKTHSRIHSGEKPYHCDTCGTRFVQVAHLRAHVLIHTGEKPYPCHTCGTRFRHLQTLKSHLRIHTGEKPYTCEKCDLHVRHKSQLRLHLRQKHGAVTNNKIHYKVLADPYQSILQAC
- the LOC139534547 gene encoding B-cell CLL/lymphoma 6 member B protein-like isoform X1, whose product is MYSLAGAFLNKMSKIQMVEGYQVGGRRAVVASDAVAAEGYVKEFTRHSNDVLLNLNELRHRNILTDATLVVGTAQLQAHCAVLIACSGFFYSLYCHRVSSPVQSGAGGQALTLSLPDSLDPSSVSLLLDFMYTSRLPLTSHTVPGVLAVATYLQMDHVADTCRAFMLHIERMRGTPPQVELDSTVSAVFEAPSGGIPPNPPINGRPRPSVLAVSTPSQPAAEAEGRICPDSARVPGDIRASLQPGTFLTRKPRSKELKLEPESPLPTPSPESPSCSSCQPNSPAESKTCNLGEPKSSPDPKACNWKKYKYIILNPLCAITTMKEEEPEEVQQQFRHTPTSDRMEVTLKPTIEAWPGEGSGQNDRQGHVSCYDVPGRSPPLVPLTGLSARSADHPMEPPTHKEGTASLCYLAPRPLEPEAAHHRQHPIKRKNYGLPFRYSGNLSVIKAVCTGEAAPAAGDKPYRCNVCGAQFNRPANLKTHSRIHSGEKPYHCDTCGTRFVQVAHLRAHVLIHTGEKPYPCHTCGTRFRHLQTLKSHLRIHTGEKPYTCEKCDLHVRHKSQLRLHLRQKHGAVTNNKIHYKVLADPYQSILQAC